From the Polynucleobacter sp. MWH-UH35A genome, one window contains:
- the hemP gene encoding hemin uptake protein HemP, producing MIKKIASTTNPQDECRSYFLSKTISSEALLGHMKQICILHDGQVYQLRITKLGKLILTK from the coding sequence TTGATCAAGAAGATTGCGTCAACCACCAACCCACAAGATGAATGCCGCTCTTATTTTTTGTCAAAAACAATCTCTAGTGAAGCGCTATTGGGCCACATGAAGCAGATCTGCATTCTGCATGATGGACAGGTATATCAATTGCGCATTACCAAACTGGGAAAACTCATATTGACTAAGTAG
- a CDS encoding energy transducer TonB, protein MHLLVLLCLLSGSFSGEQSSLPGVLAINLVGENSKPSLLKKSSTMSESNAFASKKNLGLTHMNEASSVNGADGVGHLASGEPRRTLHNPKPHYPLGSKRLGEQGLVMVKLCVDEQGIVGEAGISKSSGFHSLDQSALTTLAQWRFAPVAANSVSLSLQCFQTPVQFILEG, encoded by the coding sequence ATGCATCTATTAGTTTTGCTATGTCTTCTATCTGGGTCTTTTAGTGGTGAGCAATCATCCTTGCCAGGGGTGCTGGCGATCAATCTAGTAGGCGAGAACTCAAAACCTTCTTTGCTAAAAAAATCCTCAACCATGTCCGAGTCCAATGCATTTGCAAGCAAGAAAAATCTCGGTTTAACGCATATGAACGAGGCTTCATCGGTTAACGGTGCTGATGGCGTTGGTCATTTGGCGAGTGGTGAACCTAGGAGAACTTTACATAACCCCAAACCCCATTACCCTTTGGGCAGTAAAAGACTGGGGGAGCAGGGCTTGGTGATGGTAAAGCTCTGCGTAGATGAGCAAGGTATTGTGGGGGAGGCTGGCATCTCAAAGAGCTCAGGCTTTCATAGTTTGGATCAATCAGCCTTAACAACCCTAGCGCAGTGGAGATTTGCTCCAGTTGCAGCCAATTCTGTCAGTCTTTCCTTGCAGTGCTTTCAGACTCCTGTGCAATTCATATTGGAGGGGTAG
- a CDS encoding class I SAM-dependent methyltransferase yields MTQLATLQWEEGEQVRSAQWHSENGIAPHKKIQIADDTLTADIAYRLACEGTALLYRGDFQNARQLMQALVRRVDKPSKKSTRVDRLAKDKVKSPLDTFNLHRLAQSQRARILGMILIEVNADHSISLRRAPNVAQACLEAYGEQTAPYVISLRELLGVISAHEWRKTGVQVLTRGDEEIRIHPHYGVFSPVRSEYIDIVLKAPLPAATKQSSVAFDIGTGTGVLAVVLALRDIQKIVATDLNDRAIACAEDNINQLGLNAQIEIRKANLFPEDKAALIVCNPPWLPARPSSTLEHAVYDPESQMLKGFLGSLKDHLLPSGEGWLILSDLAEHLGLRSRQQLLDWIEHAGLKVITRLDTKPTHQKVFDKTDALHLARSKEVTSLWRLTIK; encoded by the coding sequence GTGACTCAATTAGCAACCCTTCAGTGGGAAGAGGGTGAACAAGTCCGTTCTGCTCAGTGGCATTCTGAAAATGGCATAGCGCCTCACAAAAAGATTCAGATCGCTGATGACACTCTGACTGCTGATATTGCGTATCGACTCGCTTGTGAAGGTACCGCATTGCTCTATAGGGGCGACTTCCAGAATGCTCGGCAACTTATGCAGGCTTTGGTACGTAGAGTGGATAAACCCTCTAAGAAGTCCACTAGAGTCGATAGACTTGCTAAAGATAAAGTCAAAAGTCCTCTAGATACATTCAATCTACATCGCCTTGCTCAATCACAGCGTGCCCGTATATTGGGAATGATTTTGATAGAGGTAAATGCTGACCACAGCATCTCATTGAGGCGCGCCCCAAATGTTGCTCAGGCTTGCCTAGAGGCTTATGGTGAGCAGACTGCGCCTTATGTTATCTCTCTGCGTGAACTCCTCGGCGTCATAAGTGCCCATGAGTGGCGCAAGACAGGCGTGCAAGTTCTTACTAGAGGTGATGAAGAGATTCGCATTCATCCGCACTATGGTGTTTTCTCTCCAGTGCGAAGTGAGTACATTGATATAGTACTGAAAGCCCCGCTACCAGCGGCTACAAAACAAAGTTCTGTAGCTTTTGATATTGGAACGGGGACTGGAGTGTTGGCGGTTGTTTTGGCTTTGCGGGATATTCAGAAGATTGTTGCGACTGATTTAAATGATCGAGCCATTGCCTGTGCCGAAGACAACATCAATCAACTGGGCCTCAATGCGCAGATTGAAATTCGTAAGGCTAATCTTTTCCCAGAAGATAAGGCTGCGCTTATTGTTTGTAATCCACCATGGCTACCAGCAAGACCTAGCTCCACTCTAGAGCATGCGGTATATGACCCTGAGAGTCAGATGCTGAAGGGTTTTTTGGGAAGCCTGAAAGATCATCTACTTCCAAGTGGTGAGGGCTGGTTAATTCTCTCTGACTTAGCGGAACATCTAGGATTGCGATCTAGACAGCAGCTTTTGGATTGGATTGAGCATGCTGGTTTGAAGGTGATTACACGTTTAGATACTAAACCTACCCATCAAAAAGTATTTGATAAAACGGATGCATTGCATTTAGCGAGATCTAAAGAAGTCACGTCTCTCTGGCGTCTGACCATAAAGTAG
- a CDS encoding pirin family protein, whose amino-acid sequence MIRNIQTIIPGIATSDGAGVKLRRSLGGQNQVRLDPFLMLDEFSSNDPNDYVAGFPAHPHRGFETVTYMLEGHMLHEDHLGNQGHLKTGGVQWMTAGRGIIHSEMPQQVSGAMRGFQLWINLPAKEKMKPAGYKDIQVEDIPQIELSNGGSVKVIAGTYKQDDKEVRGPIQGITTSPLFLDVHLPSNAEFEHRIPKELNAFVYVYEGELEIGGPMMPAPKQAAIVLGDGDRLKAKAGSAGAQFIVLAALPLHEPIVQYGPFVMNTRAEIEQAIDDYQNNRFVVS is encoded by the coding sequence ATGATCCGCAATATTCAAACCATCATTCCTGGAATTGCCACCTCTGATGGTGCGGGTGTGAAGTTACGCCGTAGCCTTGGTGGTCAGAATCAAGTCAGGTTAGATCCTTTTTTGATGCTCGATGAGTTTTCTTCGAATGATCCGAATGACTATGTAGCAGGTTTTCCGGCCCATCCCCATCGGGGATTTGAGACAGTGACTTATATGCTTGAAGGTCACATGCTGCATGAAGATCATTTGGGTAATCAAGGGCATTTGAAGACGGGTGGCGTGCAGTGGATGACTGCAGGGCGCGGCATTATTCACTCAGAGATGCCACAGCAGGTAAGCGGCGCTATGCGCGGTTTTCAGCTGTGGATTAACTTGCCGGCAAAAGAAAAGATGAAGCCTGCTGGATATAAAGATATTCAGGTTGAAGACATTCCGCAGATTGAATTAAGCAATGGCGGCTCAGTAAAGGTGATTGCTGGCACCTATAAGCAGGATGACAAAGAAGTGCGGGGCCCCATTCAAGGCATTACCACTTCACCTTTATTTTTGGATGTGCACTTGCCCTCTAATGCGGAATTTGAACATCGCATTCCTAAAGAGCTCAATGCTTTCGTTTATGTATATGAAGGTGAGCTAGAAATAGGTGGACCAATGATGCCGGCGCCAAAGCAAGCCGCCATTGTGCTTGGGGATGGCGATCGTTTAAAAGCCAAAGCAGGTTCAGCTGGCGCGCAATTTATTGTTCTAGCTGCTTTGCCACTTCATGAGCCAATTGTTCAATACGGCCCCTTTGTAATGAATACCCGTGCAGAAATTGAACAGGCCATTGATGATTATCAAAACAATCGCTTTGTGGTTTCCTAG
- a CDS encoding carboxymuconolactone decarboxylase family protein — translation MTERLIPYQPMDLAEPAELVAAIRKRRGGQFINLDRMLLHSIPIAEGWNHFIGEIRNNLSLDPKLRELAMCGVAVLNGAEYEFFHHAPPFKKAGGTEEQVQGLRLIGQPNFPKNLYSPVENDAAELTFQMTRNIKVDPELMKRLQKALGNTDTVELVTVIAAYNMVSRFLIALDVNPEDHPPA, via the coding sequence ATGACAGAACGTTTAATCCCATATCAGCCAATGGATTTGGCTGAGCCAGCTGAGTTAGTGGCCGCCATTCGTAAAAGACGTGGCGGTCAGTTTATTAATTTAGACCGCATGCTCTTACATAGCATTCCCATCGCCGAGGGTTGGAATCATTTTATTGGCGAGATTCGCAATAATCTCTCCTTAGATCCAAAACTACGTGAATTGGCAATGTGTGGGGTGGCCGTTCTCAATGGTGCTGAGTATGAGTTCTTTCATCATGCGCCGCCGTTCAAAAAGGCAGGCGGCACTGAGGAACAGGTTCAGGGCTTGCGACTAATTGGCCAACCAAATTTTCCAAAGAATTTGTACTCTCCAGTTGAAAATGATGCAGCCGAATTAACTTTTCAGATGACGCGCAACATCAAAGTGGACCCTGAATTGATGAAGCGTTTGCAAAAGGCGTTAGGTAATACCGATACAGTTGAGTTAGTCACAGTGATTGCTGCATACAACATGGTGTCGCGCTTCCTGATCGCGCTAGACGTGAACCCGGAAGATCATCCTCCTGCTTGA
- a CDS encoding tripartite tricarboxylate transporter substrate binding protein, with protein sequence MQDLTKIIKRTFKNSVLVALMALGLSTYALGQGAGVGTWPTQKPIRLIAVFPPGGSVDQVARVLAPALQSELKQNVIVENVGGASGVIGTSAMTRSDPDGYTFAVVFDTHGVNPSLKDKLPYDSIKDIAPVILVGTSPMVLVASKKSGITSFKQLVDLSKTGKQFSYGSIGIGSLGHLAMARLAKQAGFDWNHIPYRGGGPLMQDALGGQVELAVGSEFLVKPHIDSGGVIPLVITTAKRSPSLPNVPTISESGFPGFSAPAWWAVLAPGKTPTAVVDAMNKALNKALKTPAVAEKFKAQGIQIVGGTPAAAQDFIGKQIGIWGKFVIENNIKETAQ encoded by the coding sequence ATGCAGGATTTAACAAAAATAATCAAAAGAACCTTTAAAAACAGCGTCTTAGTGGCTTTGATGGCTTTGGGGCTAAGTACGTATGCCTTGGGTCAAGGCGCAGGTGTTGGTACCTGGCCTACCCAAAAGCCAATTCGTTTGATTGCGGTATTTCCGCCAGGTGGCTCAGTTGATCAAGTTGCCCGCGTATTGGCACCAGCCTTGCAGTCAGAGTTAAAGCAGAACGTGATTGTGGAGAACGTTGGTGGAGCATCAGGCGTGATTGGTACTTCAGCGATGACGCGCTCAGATCCTGATGGATATACCTTCGCGGTGGTGTTTGATACCCATGGCGTTAATCCTAGCCTCAAAGACAAACTTCCGTATGACTCCATTAAGGACATTGCCCCTGTAATTTTGGTTGGCACGTCCCCCATGGTTTTGGTTGCTAGCAAAAAATCGGGCATTACTAGTTTTAAGCAATTGGTCGATCTTTCTAAAACGGGAAAGCAATTTAGTTACGGATCAATTGGTATTGGCAGCCTCGGGCATTTAGCGATGGCTCGCCTTGCTAAGCAGGCGGGTTTTGATTGGAATCACATACCGTATCGTGGCGGCGGCCCTTTGATGCAAGACGCTTTGGGCGGCCAAGTTGAATTGGCGGTCGGCTCAGAATTTTTAGTAAAGCCTCATATTGATAGCGGTGGCGTGATTCCATTGGTGATTACTACTGCTAAAAGATCGCCATCCCTACCAAATGTGCCAACGATTTCTGAAAGTGGCTTCCCAGGTTTTAGTGCTCCAGCTTGGTGGGCAGTACTGGCGCCAGGTAAAACACCAACCGCAGTTGTAGATGCCATGAATAAAGCTTTAAATAAAGCATTGAAAACACCAGCGGTAGCTGAAAAGTTTAAGGCTCAAGGAATTCAAATTGTTGGTGGAACTCCTGCAGCTGCTCAAGATTTCATTGGCAAACAGATTGGTATCTGGGGTAAGTTTGTTATTGAAAACAACATTAAAGAAACTGCTCAGTAG
- a CDS encoding sulfurtransferase yields MKSILNIAAYLFVSLDGLPELRARMLDECNARQLKGTILLTGEGINMFLAGKPGELRGFLDWLRTDPRFAPLQAKESWSEEQPFKKMLIKLKNEIIRMNHPTIRPEEGRANFITPQKLQEWLDRGTDDLGRPVVMIDTRNAFEVDYGTFENALHFNIEKFTEFPAAISAHKEELADKTLVSFCTGGIRCEKSGLYMREIGMQHSYQLEGGILKYFEEVGSAHYQGSCFVFDEREALEPNLDSIPLERSIRKKLKASSA; encoded by the coding sequence ATGAAGTCGATTCTAAATATCGCCGCCTATTTATTTGTCAGCCTAGATGGCCTGCCAGAGCTGCGCGCCAGAATGCTGGATGAATGCAATGCACGCCAACTCAAGGGCACTATCTTGTTGACGGGCGAAGGCATCAATATGTTCCTTGCTGGTAAGCCAGGTGAGCTGCGCGGATTTCTAGACTGGCTCAGGACAGACCCCCGATTTGCACCACTACAAGCCAAAGAAAGTTGGTCTGAAGAGCAGCCATTTAAAAAGATGCTGATTAAGCTCAAAAATGAAATTATCCGCATGAACCACCCAACGATTCGCCCGGAGGAAGGTCGTGCCAATTTCATCACTCCACAAAAACTGCAGGAGTGGTTAGATCGCGGCACCGATGATTTAGGTCGCCCTGTTGTCATGATAGATACACGAAATGCCTTTGAAGTCGATTACGGCACTTTTGAAAACGCTTTGCATTTCAATATCGAAAAGTTCACCGAATTCCCAGCTGCCATATCCGCGCATAAAGAAGAGCTTGCAGATAAAACCTTGGTCAGTTTTTGTACTGGCGGCATTCGCTGCGAAAAATCAGGGTTGTATATGCGGGAGATTGGCATGCAGCACAGTTACCAATTAGAGGGTGGGATTTTGAAGTACTTTGAAGAGGTTGGCTCCGCACACTATCAAGGTAGCTGCTTTGTCTTTGATGAGCGCGAGGCCTTGGAACCAAACCTCGATTCCATACCCCTAGAGCGCTCTATACGGAAAAAACTTAAAGCGAGTTCTGCCTAA
- a CDS encoding tripartite tricarboxylate transporter substrate binding protein has translation MAIHCTVQAQSAVPAYPMKPIKLIAPVAAGGGLDNIARAVAEKLSRSIGQTVVVENMGGGGGSIASQATAKAPADGYTLMIAYVGTHGTNPAVRKLPYDALKDFTPIGMIGATPNVLIINPELPIKNLKEFVDYAKKNPAKLSYGSAGPGTLTHLGMEQFKLAAGIFMVHVPYRGVGPAYTDLLAGQTQAMFPTLFAGLPYINTNRVRGLAITGSKRSSAAPNIPTFKELGYSGFDGQQWYGLVGPANLPPAIVTKLNTELNKVLVLPEFSEKMTSEAMTLMPMTPSQFANYIKEDIARWAKVAKDRNIEIE, from the coding sequence ATGGCAATCCATTGCACTGTACAAGCGCAAAGTGCAGTGCCAGCATATCCAATGAAACCTATCAAACTCATTGCACCTGTAGCTGCTGGCGGTGGTTTAGATAATATTGCGCGCGCTGTTGCGGAAAAGCTCTCACGCTCCATCGGCCAAACTGTCGTTGTAGAAAATATGGGCGGTGGCGGTGGCTCAATCGCCTCCCAAGCAACTGCTAAAGCACCGGCTGATGGCTACACCCTCATGATTGCTTATGTTGGGACGCACGGCACCAATCCAGCCGTTCGAAAATTACCTTACGATGCCCTCAAAGATTTCACCCCGATTGGCATGATTGGCGCTACGCCTAATGTGCTCATCATCAATCCCGAGCTACCCATCAAAAACTTAAAAGAGTTTGTCGATTACGCCAAAAAGAATCCTGCAAAATTAAGTTACGGCTCAGCAGGGCCTGGAACACTTACTCATCTGGGCATGGAGCAATTCAAATTAGCCGCGGGAATATTCATGGTGCATGTACCGTATCGCGGTGTTGGTCCTGCTTATACGGACTTATTGGCCGGCCAAACCCAAGCAATGTTTCCAACCCTGTTTGCAGGGCTTCCTTATATCAATACCAATCGCGTGCGCGGTTTAGCCATTACTGGATCTAAGCGTAGTTCAGCCGCCCCTAATATTCCGACCTTCAAGGAGTTGGGTTACAGCGGTTTTGATGGTCAGCAATGGTACGGTTTAGTGGGTCCAGCTAATTTACCGCCAGCTATTGTTACAAAGCTAAATACTGAGCTCAACAAAGTCTTGGTGTTGCCAGAATTTTCCGAAAAGATGACTAGTGAAGCAATGACGCTGATGCCAATGACCCCATCTCAATTTGCGAACTACATCAAAGAAGACATTGCACGCTGGGCAAAAGTAGCCAAGGATCGCAATATTGAAATTGAATAA
- a CDS encoding MmgE/PrpD family protein gives MSHAIAAAADLNAPPVTKILAEFVNAHPGQGWTPEVEHEAHRTFLNWLGCAIGAANHESVESSLAAIREFQPAPQASILGRKDKVDMGGAALINGISSHTFDFDDTHLKTVIHPAGPVASAILALGEHIGANGRQMIDSLVLGIDVACRVGNAMYPDHYHRGWHITGSTGMLGSAAACSRLMGLDLQKTTMALGIAASQPVGMREQFGTMTKPFHPGGAARAGQLSALLAKHGFTASPKALEAGRGYMQTVSTKCDWSEIDRALGKSFEISLNTYKPFACGIVIHPAIDACAQLRAQGVNAEDVERIELRVHPLVLELTGKKTPKDGLEGKFSVYHGCAVGLIFGQAGEGEYADDIVNRPDVIALRAKVNATTDTSISEASVDVKAFLKNGKEVHIFVKNAIGSVENPMSDANLEQKFTSLAEPIIGKEKTRQLISALWKLGQAPDLKHILNLCTPD, from the coding sequence ATGTCACACGCAATTGCAGCGGCGGCCGATCTCAATGCACCACCTGTTACTAAAATATTGGCTGAATTTGTTAATGCCCATCCAGGCCAAGGATGGACTCCTGAGGTTGAACACGAGGCGCATCGCACATTCTTAAACTGGCTCGGTTGTGCTATTGGTGCTGCCAATCATGAGAGCGTTGAATCTTCATTGGCTGCTATTCGTGAATTTCAACCGGCGCCACAAGCCAGCATTCTCGGACGTAAAGACAAAGTGGATATGGGCGGTGCAGCACTCATCAATGGCATCAGTTCACACACTTTTGACTTTGATGACACACACCTTAAAACCGTTATTCATCCAGCTGGTCCAGTAGCATCTGCAATCCTAGCCTTGGGTGAACATATTGGCGCTAACGGTCGCCAAATGATCGACTCTCTTGTTTTGGGAATCGATGTTGCCTGTCGCGTTGGCAATGCCATGTATCCAGACCACTACCATCGCGGTTGGCATATTACCGGCTCTACTGGCATGCTAGGATCTGCTGCTGCCTGTTCACGTCTAATGGGTCTCGATTTACAAAAAACAACGATGGCTCTTGGCATTGCCGCCTCACAACCAGTTGGTATGCGTGAGCAATTTGGCACGATGACAAAACCATTTCATCCAGGCGGTGCTGCTCGTGCAGGCCAACTTTCTGCATTACTAGCAAAGCATGGCTTTACTGCAAGCCCCAAAGCACTGGAGGCGGGTCGTGGATATATGCAGACTGTTTCTACAAAATGTGACTGGTCAGAAATTGATCGCGCCCTAGGAAAATCTTTTGAAATCTCCTTAAACACCTATAAGCCATTCGCTTGCGGTATCGTAATTCACCCAGCCATTGATGCCTGTGCACAATTACGGGCTCAAGGCGTTAACGCAGAAGATGTAGAACGCATTGAACTGCGTGTTCACCCATTAGTGCTTGAGCTCACTGGCAAAAAAACACCGAAAGATGGTTTAGAGGGCAAGTTCAGCGTTTACCACGGCTGCGCAGTAGGTTTGATTTTTGGTCAAGCTGGTGAAGGTGAATATGCCGATGACATCGTAAACCGTCCTGACGTTATCGCTTTACGTGCTAAAGTAAATGCCACTACTGATACCTCTATTAGCGAAGCGTCAGTTGACGTAAAAGCCTTCCTGAAGAATGGCAAAGAAGTGCACATCTTCGTGAAGAATGCGATTGGCTCTGTAGAGAACCCAATGAGTGACGCAAACTTGGAACAAAAGTTCACCAGCTTAGCGGAACCCATCATTGGTAAAGAAAAAACCCGCCAGCTGATTTCCGCTCTCTGGAAGCTCGGACAAGCGCCTGATCTCAAACACATTCTAAATCTTTGTACTCCAGACTAA